A window of Prolixibacter sp. SD074 contains these coding sequences:
- a CDS encoding type I CRISPR-associated protein Cas7 gives MEFKNRVFGCAVVKAVNSNYNADFSGQPRTLPDGTVYATDKAYKYTVKNFFKAVYPKETIFYFKSLNENMNPISLDETYVKYFGEYPKDKKTIKQVVAGKLLSCLDIRLFGATFAGKSINISVHGPVQINHGVNIWHENNIYSEQITSPFSNKSNDPEAERGMTTIGRQSKLQEGHYLHHFSINPGTLSEIKTLAGEEAKAVSSEDISKLRAAMRQGATFYDSAAKAGTDNEILFWVQLNDGSKLILPAFTDLVKALPEKQDGKTVFDFEKVSELLSGFRSEIETTELYINGQSATAINLPVGCTTLPLFGNNGEEA, from the coding sequence ATGGAATTTAAAAACAGAGTATTCGGATGTGCTGTTGTAAAGGCCGTCAATTCTAATTACAACGCTGATTTCTCGGGTCAACCACGTACTTTACCTGATGGAACCGTTTATGCTACAGATAAAGCTTATAAGTATACAGTAAAAAATTTCTTTAAAGCTGTTTATCCCAAAGAAACCATTTTTTATTTCAAATCATTAAATGAGAACATGAATCCTATTTCTTTGGATGAAACTTATGTGAAGTATTTTGGGGAATATCCTAAAGATAAGAAAACGATCAAACAGGTTGTTGCCGGGAAGCTTTTGAGTTGTCTGGATATTCGTTTGTTTGGAGCAACTTTTGCCGGAAAAAGTATCAATATCTCAGTCCATGGTCCGGTACAGATTAATCATGGTGTAAATATCTGGCACGAAAACAATATTTATTCTGAACAAATTACCTCCCCTTTTAGTAATAAATCGAATGATCCGGAGGCTGAGCGGGGGATGACAACCATTGGCCGTCAATCCAAATTACAGGAAGGTCACTACCTGCATCATTTTTCCATTAATCCGGGAACCCTTTCTGAAATCAAAACTTTAGCTGGAGAAGAAGCAAAAGCTGTTTCATCAGAGGATATTTCAAAGCTTAGAGCGGCAATGCGCCAGGGTGCCACTTTTTACGACTCGGCAGCAAAAGCAGGAACCGATAATGAGATCCTGTTTTGGGTGCAATTAAACGACGGTTCTAAACTCATACTACCTGCATTTACCGATTTGGTGAAAGCACTGCCTGAAAAACAGGACGGAAAAACAGTATTTGATTTTGAAAAAGTAAGTGAATTACTTTCTGGTTTTCGTTCTGAAATTGAGACTACCGAACTATATATTAATGGGCAATCGGCAACGGCAATTAACCTGCCGGTTGGATGTACTACCTTGCCTTTATTTGGAAATAATGGAGAAGAAGCATGA